The genomic window taatgttttaaggggtgtgtgcatatatatgtaaattatatatgtaaattatattgtatgtgtaattgggtacccatgggccagtatggagaaaaatcccccaggccactattttcccacaatctgccCCTAAATTCCCACAAGCTAAGGGCTTctgacttatcctgctaattAGTTAGGtggataaaatgtatccagataacctGGAGGCATTCTTGGATagagtaagttagccagataaaatgtatccagataacctGGAGGCATTCCGGAGGCATTATTGGATagagtaagttagccagataaaatgtatccagataacctGGAGGCATTCTGGAGGCATTGTTGGACagagtaagttagccagataagttatatgaTTATGCTGTAGAAAAGCCCTAATATTAGCGATTAAATTTAAGATAGctaggtatattcagtagcatggctGCAATGCTAAATATTTTACCAGTTAGCTAGTTAAGTTCATCTAGCTAAATTTGCCACCTGTCTAGTGATTAGACTTTAACCACTCAAGGGAATGACAAATGTGCATTAAGGCTATCAGCATTAcgcataaaaacaaaaagaaatacctGCATTAAGAATAGGACAGAAGcataaaaatacaaagaaattaaATTCGACACAAAAAAGAATCACTGTAGAGTGCAACAACCAAGAATGCTGAAATATATAATCCACTGTTCTGAAAAAGGTAGCTGATTTTTTGgaactaaataataataatattttattattgcaGAGAAATTTTACATCTTCACACAGACCTCTTGTACTGTGTTAACATATTTGGGTTATTTCCAATAACATAAAGCCATTGTTAACTAAAACCTCTACAGTTATTCCTACCTATGAATTTTATTAGAATATGTTTCACTTCTTCATTCTTCAAGCTATAAATAATGGGGTTTAACATTGGAATCAGAGCTGTGTACAGCAGGGAGAAGAGTTTATCTTGATTTGGTGAATACATTGAGGTTGGCCTCATGTAGAGACAAAATAGAGTCCCATAGAACAGAATAACTAtagtgaggtgggaggagcaggtggagaaggctttcTTTCTCCCCTGTGCAGAACGGATTTTCAGGATGATGGAGATGATATAGAAGTAAGATGTCAGAGTTAATACAGTGGGAATAGCTGCCAGAAATAAACCTTCACTAAATATTACAATTTCAATCTTGAgcatatcactgcaggagagtttcATCAGTGCTGCGagatcacagaagaaatggttaatcACATTGCCCTGACAGAAAGAGAACTGAGATGTCAAATATATATGGGGTACCACATCCAGAAAGCCAAGAATCCAAGAGGCTGATGCCAGAAGAGCGCAGGTTCTCCTGTTCATGATGAGAACATAACGTAAAGGGTTGCAGATTGCAACGTAGCGATCATAGGCCATGGCAGTGAGAAGGAAGAATTCTGTAACTGTGAGAGCCAAGAAAAAATAGAGTTGGGTCATacataaaggaaaagaaatccgTGTCTCTCCAGTCAATAGACTGTCCAGCAGCGTTGAGAGAGTGATGAAGGTATTGCAAATATCTAGGAAGGACAGGTTAGtcaggaagaagtacatgggtttctgcaggtgagggtcagcacagactaacattaaaaacataaagTTT from Rhinatrema bivittatum chromosome 3, aRhiBiv1.1, whole genome shotgun sequence includes these protein-coding regions:
- the LOC115088679 gene encoding olfactory receptor 2K2-like, with product MYFFLTNLSFLDICNTFITLSTLLDSLLTGETRISFPLCMTQLYFFLALTVTEFFLLTAMAYDRYVAICNPLRYVLIMNRRTCALLASASWILGFLDVVPHIYLTSQFSFCQGNVINHFFCDLAALMKLSCSDMLKIEIVIFSEGLFLAAIPTVLTLTSYFYIISIILKIRSAQGRKKAFSTCSSHLTIVILFYGTLFCLYMRPTSMYSPNQDKLFSLLYTALIPMLNPIIYSLKNEEVKHILIKFIGRNNCRGFS